The nucleotide sequence ACCACCCGGGGCGACTTCGCCGGCACCGACGCGGTGCTCGGCCGGGCGGCCCGGCTCTTCGCCGAGATCGACGATCCGGTGGGCCGGGCCTGGTTGCGCGGCACCACCGCGTTCGCCCGGCTGCTCGCCGGCCGGCTCGGCGAGGCACGCCGGCTGGCCCAGGTCTTCCTGCCGTTCGGCGAGCGGGTCAGCGAGGCGTGGGCGGTGGGTACGCTGCGCGCGGTGGAGGCGTTCGCCGCCGCCGAACTCGGTGAACTCGCCGACGCCGACCGCGAGGCGCGGCGGGCGTACCGGGACTTCGCCGCCGCCTCCGACGACTGGGGCCGGGGCTTCGCCCTGGTGGTACGCGGCGCGGTGGCGCGCGGGGTGGGCGAACCGGAGCACGCCACCGATCTGCTCACCGACGCGCTCGGCTACGGTCGGCGCACCTCGCACCCGCTGCTGACCGGGCTCGCCGGCACACTGCGCGGGTTCGTGGCGCTGGACCGGGGCGACGTCGCGGCGGCGGAACGGGACGCCGAGGCGGTGCTGGCGGCGGTGGAGCCGCACAATCCGCTGGCGCCGACCCAGCTCGGTCCCCGGATGCTGCTCGCGACGAGCCGGTTGGCCGACGGCGACGCGGCGACGGCGGTACGGCTGCTCGAACCGATCGCCACCGCCGGTGCGGTGCCCTCGGTGCTGGTAAGCCGCCGCCAGGCCCTGGCCCGGTACGCTTCCGCGCTGCTCGCCGACGGGCGTACGGCGGACGCGCTGGACTGGGCCCGGCAGGCGGCCGAGTCTCCGGGCGAGGACATCCGCAGTCGGGTGATCGCGGTGCGGGTACTCGCCGAGACGCTGGCCGGGGCGGGTCAGCCGGTGGCGGCGGCGGAGGCTGCCGAGGAGGCGGTCCGGCTGGCGTACTCGACGCAGCAGGCAAGTGAACGGGCTGCGGCGGAGGAACTGCGGGACCGGCTGCTCCGGCCGTCGACGGGGCCCGCCCCGGACCGGCCGGTGCTGGTCCGGCAGCGGCGGGACATCGAGGAGTTGCCGGGTCCGGCCGTCCAGTTCGATACCGTCGATCTCCGGGATACCGCCCGGCCGGGACAGCCGCTAGCCTAGATCCACTGCCGTCCATGGGGACCGGCGCCGGTGTGAAGGACCGCGGGTGAAGCTGCCTCGTACCGCCGCAGGCTGGACCGTCGCCGTCTTCGGAGGGCTTGCCGCGCTGCTCGGCGCCGTCGGCCTGATCCGTCCCGAGTGGCTGCTCGGCATGCTCGGCTTCGAGGTGCTCGACCCGGCCGGGCGGGCCACCGGTGACCACACCCGCACCTTCGTGGCCGCCTCGTCGATGGCCTCGTTGAACATGGGCGTCTACTACCTGCTCGCGGCGGCTACCCAGTGGCGGTCGTTCTTCGCGTTCACCGTGCCGTTCCGGCTGCTGACCTTCACCGTCTTCACGGTGCTGGTGTTGACCGGGGTGGCGCCGGGACGGTTCTTCGGAGTGGCCCTCTGGGAGGGTATCGGTGCGCTTGCCACCGCCGCCGGTCTCTGGTACGACGGCCGGCGCGATGGCAACCAGCCGGTAACAGCCGAGGGTGCGGGGGGCTGAACCGACTCATGTTCCCGGTATTTTCGAATCTGTGACGGAGACCCCGCCTGGCGCGCTGCCGATGCCCGTCGTGCCAGGTCTGACGGATTTGCAGGTGTTTGCCCGGGGTGGCTACGCCACCGTCTACCGGGCCACCCAGCAGTCCGTGGGCCGTGAGGTGGCGGTGAAGGTCGAGAACCGCACGCTGGACAGCGAGCGGGACCAGCGCCGGTTCCTCCGCGAGGCCCGGGCCGCCGGCCGGATGTCCTCGCACCCGCACGTGGTCGACCTCTTCGACGCCGGGGTCACCGAGGACCAGCACCCCTATCTGATCATGGAACTCTGCGACGGGTCGTACGCCGAGCGGATGCGTACCTCGCCGCTGGATCCGGCGGAGGCGCGGGACGTCGGCGTGAAGATCGCCGACGCGCTCGCCGACGCACACCAGCTCGGGGTGCTGCACCGGGACGTCAAGCCGGCCAACATCCTCTACTCCCGGTTCAACGAGCCGGCGCTTGCCGACTTCGGGCTGGCCGTACTCGCCGAGGCGCGCGACTCGGCGATCACGCTGGAGGTGCTGACCCCGGCGTACGCGCCGCCGGAGATGTTCCGGCACAGTCCACCCTCGCCGGCCGTCGACGTCTACGCCCTCTGCGCCACCCTCTACGCGGTGATGAGCGGCAAGCCGCCGCGCTGGCAGGCCGACCGCAACCCCGGACTGCTCGCCCTGCTGGAACTCTTCACCGAGCCGATTCCCGAGCTGCCGGGCGTACCGGGCCGGTTTCTCGACCTGCTGCGCTACGGGATGGCGAACGATCCCGCCGACCGGCCCAGCGCGGAACAGTTGCGGGACCTGCTCGCGGCCGTACCACTGGATCCGCCGACGGTGGTCAACACGCCGAAGTCGGGCGTGGTCGCCGCCGTGCCGGTGTCGGGGATCCCGGTTTCCGGGATTCCGGTCTCCGGGATTCCGGTCTCCGGCGGCTCCTGGCCGCCCGGCGCGCTCCGCGACCAGTCCGGCGCAGGCGCCTCCGGCGGCGGAGTCTCGTCGGGTGCCGGAGTGGGGGCGGCGGCCGGGTCCACCTCCACGCCCTCGCCCCGCATGCCGGTCTCGGGCGTTCCGGTCTCCGGCGTGCCCGTCTCCGGCGTGCCCGTCTCCGGGAGTCCGGTCTCCGGGAGTCCGGTTTCCGGGAGTCCGGTTTCCGGGGCGTCGACCTCGGGTGGTGCACCGCCCAGCGTCTACCTTTCGAGGTCC is from Micromonospora sp. WMMD1102 and encodes:
- a CDS encoding protein kinase gives rise to the protein MPGLTDLQVFARGGYATVYRATQQSVGREVAVKVENRTLDSERDQRRFLREARAAGRMSSHPHVVDLFDAGVTEDQHPYLIMELCDGSYAERMRTSPLDPAEARDVGVKIADALADAHQLGVLHRDVKPANILYSRFNEPALADFGLAVLAEARDSAITLEVLTPAYAPPEMFRHSPPSPAVDVYALCATLYAVMSGKPPRWQADRNPGLLALLELFTEPIPELPGVPGRFLDLLRYGMANDPADRPSAEQLRDLLAAVPLDPPTVVNTPKSGVVAAVPVSGIPVSGIPVSGIPVSGGSWPPGALRDQSGAGASGGGVSSGAGVGAAAGSTSTPSPRMPVSGVPVSGVPVSGVPVSGSPVSGSPVSGSPVSGASTSGGAPPSVYLSRSYTPPPPRPGSGPPEVDGEPTVSRPSRRKRRYWIFGGLGALALVATMAGGSWYVATRGGPGPSPSGRALPSTAGPTAGRPTAGIGALPGCQLPLPEVARCPVELECFGPVRLRGTAAEASETSCAGRHTWESYAEGDLPYGLDPADHAAVKDDGTVRQVCNATVFRRTTTLIDTAAWKFEVLPPTAGEAGRTFRCLAGKGVDRLTGPTLTAN